Part of the Vicinamibacteria bacterium genome is shown below.
CTCGCAGGCGCGGGCGAAGGCCGCGTTCTCGGCCAGGAAGCCGTAGCCGGGATGGATGGCCTCCGCCCCCGTCTTCCGCGCCGCCTCCAGCACCCGCTCCCCCCGCAGGTAGGACTCCCGCGACGGGGCTCCGCCCACCGGGTGGGCCTCGTCCGCCCGCTGGACGTGGAGGGCGGCGCGATCGGCCTCGGAGTAGACAGCCACGCTCGCGATGCCCATCTCCCGGCAGGCCCGGATCACCCTGACCGCGATCTCCCCGCGGTTGGCGACCAGGATCTTCTTGAACGGAGGCTTCACAGGGGGATGTTGCCGTGTTTCTTGGGCGGATTCTGGTCGCGCTTGGTCTTGGCCATCTCGAGGCCGGTGATGATCTTGAGGCGGGTCTGCCGAGGCTCGATCACTTCGTCGATGAAGCCCCGGTCCGCGGCCGCGTAGGGGTTCGCGAACTTCTCGCGAAACTCCTGGACCTTCTGGGCGCGGAGGGCCTCGGGGTCGCTGGCCTTGCCGAGCTCGCGGCGATAGAGCACGTTCACCGCCCCCTCCGGCCCCATGACCGCGATCTCGGCCGTGGGGTAGGCCAGGTTCAGGTCCGTGCGGATGTGCTTGCTGGCCATCACGCAGTAGGCCCCGCCGTAGGCCTTGCGGGTGACGACGGTGATCTTGGGCACGGTGGCCTCCGCGAAAGCGAAGAGCAGCTTGGCCCCGTGCCGGATGATCCCCCCGAACTCCTGGGCGGTGCCGGGCAGGAAGCCGGGCACGTCCTCGAAGGTCACGAGGGGGATGTTGAAAGCGTCGCAGAAGCGCACGAAGCGCGCGCCCTTGACGGAGGCGTCGATGTCCAGGCAGCCGGCCAGCACCGCGGGCTGGTTGGCCACGATCCCCACGCTGCGGCCCCCGAAGCGGCCGAACCCCACCACGATGTTCTGGGCGAAGTGGGCGTGCACCTCCAGGAAGCGGCCCTCGTCGGTCACGGCGGTGATGAGCTTCTTGATGTCGTAGGGCTTGTTCGCCTCCGGGGGAATCAGGGTGTCGAGGGCGGGATCCTCGCGCTCGGAGGGGTCCTCGGTAGCGTGCGCGGGGGCCGGCTCGAGGTTGTTGGAGGGGAGGTAGGAGAGCAGCTCGCGGATGAGGCCGAGGCACGCCCGGTCGTCGTCCACCGCGAAGTGGGCCACCCCCGAGCGCGCATTGTGGGTCATGGCCCCGCCCAGGTCCTCCTTGCTCACCTCCTCGTGGGTGACGGTCTTGATCACGTCGGGGCCAGTCACGAACATGTAGGAGGTGTCCTTCACCATCACGTTGAAGTCGGTGATGGCGGGGCTGTAGACGGCCCCCCCCGCGCAGGGGCCCAGGATGGCGGAGATCTGGGGGATCACCCCCGAGGCCAGGGTGTTGCGGAGGAAGATGTCGGCGTAGCCGCCGAGCGAGGCCACGCCCTCCTGGATGCGCGCGCCCCCGGAGTCGTTGAGCCCGACCACGGGGGCCCCCGTCTTTAGGGCCAGGTCCATCACCTTGCAGATCTTCTTCGCGTTGGTCTCGGAGAGGCTGCCCCCGAAGACGGTGAAGTCCTGGGCGAAGACGAAGACCGGCCGGCCCTCGATGCGGCCATAGCCGGAGATGACCCCGTCCCCGGGCACCTTCTGATCGGCCATCCCGAAGTCGAGGCAGCGGTGCTCCACCAGCTTGTCCAGCTCCTCGAAGGAGCCGGGGTCGAGGAGCAGCTCCACCCGCTCGCGGGCGGTCAGCTTCCCCTCCGCGTGCTGGCGCTCTCGCCGCTCGGGACCGCCCCCTTCCTCGGCGCGGCGGACCCTTTCCCGAAGCTCGGCCAGCCGGTCCATCAGCATCCCCGCCCGGGGCCACGCGCGGGGCGGGCCGGCCGCACGCCCGGGCTCACGAGGCCCGGCACCCACAGCCCCCCCGGCCACACCCGCAGCCGCCGCCCCCGCCGGAGGAGCCCCCCCCGCCGCCCGTGAAGGCGAAGCTCGAGAGTTGTTTCTCGACCGCGTCGTTGTGGCAGGCGGGGCAGCTCACGGCCTGGCCCCAGGCCCGCACGTAGGTCTCGAAGTGGTGGGCACACTGGGCGCAGATGTACTCGTAGATGGGCATGGCCTACCTCGCGACCTTGCTGCCCATCTCCTTCTTGGCCTTCTCCCAGTCCTCGAGGAAGCGCTTCAGGCCGACGTCGGTCAAGGGGTGCTTGAGGAGGGAGGAGAAGACGCTCATGGGCATGGTGCCGATGTGGGCCCCCATCTTGGCGGCCTCCACCACGTGCATGGGGTGGCGGAGGCTGGCGGCCAGGACCTCGCACTCGAAGCGGTAGTTGCCGAAGATCGTGAGGATATCCCCCACCAGCTCCATGCCGGGGGTGGCCACATCGTCCAGCCGGCCCACGAAAGGAGAGACGAAGCGGGCCCCCGCCTTGGCCGCCAGCAGGGCCTGGGTAGGAGAGAAGATCAGGGTCATGTTGACCCGGTGGCCCTCGGCGGTGAGGGCCCGGGTGGCCTTCAGCCCCTCGGGGATGCAGGGGCATTTGACCACGATGTTCTTGTGGAGCTTGGCCCAGTGCCGGCCTTCCCGCACCATCCCCTCCGCGTCGGTGGCCACCACCTCGGCGGAGATCGGCCCGTCCACGGTCTTGCAGATCTCGAGCAGGATCTCCTCGGGTTCCCCGCTCTCCTTGGCCAGGAGGCTTGGATTTGTGGTGATGCCGTCGATCACGCCCAGGGTCACGGCTTCGCGGATCTCTTTGAGGTTCGCGGTATCCAGAAAAATCTTCATGGCTTCCTCAAGAATTAGGTCCCAAACAAATGGCGGGGGCTCTACCCGTCCCCCCAAAGCTCGCCACGGACACTAAGGGCACGGACTCAAGGCCCGTGTGTCTCAAGGAGATGATATCCCCAATCATCGCGCCGCAGGCACGCGAGTCGCCGCCCAAGTGCTGCAAACACCATACTTGCGCCATGGACCGCCCCCCGGTGAGAGGGAGAGGGGCGACGGCCCCCGCCGGGGCGACGGGCGGACCGCGGAGGCGGCGGAGGAGGCTCCGCGCGGTGGGCCGGCAGAGCCCGGCACCCGCCCGCTTCTCCCTGCTCTTGCGACTCGGATTCCCCCCATTCGAGGGTTCCATCGGGGCCGAGAGGCATCCTGCTTTCCGGACCAGGCATCCTCCGTCCCGGACAGGGGCGGAAGCACGTCCCCGGAAGTCCTTATCGTGCTTCGCGAGCGCGCCTGGCAGCCCTCTTGCTAAGCTATGCGTGTCATGCCGACCAGAGTCAGCTCCAAGAGCGCGGTTTTAACCCTGCGCGTCCTCATCCTCGGCCTCGCTTTGGCGGCCAGGCTGGAGGCGCAACCGAGCGATCCGCACGGCGCCTTCCGGGTTATCGTGAATGCGAAGGCCAGTGGACGAAGTATCGCCCGAGACGTTTTGGCCCAGATCTATCTCGGAAAGGTCCAGCGCTGGAGCGATGGCGTTCCCATCGTGGCCGTGGACCTCTCCGGCACGTCTCCCGTCCGTCGCGCGTTCTGCGAGCAGCTCCTCGGCATGTCGGTGGAAGCGGTGAGGGTCTACTGGCTGCAGACCGTGTCTTCAACCGGCAAGCGGCCACCCCTCACCAAGCCCTCCAACGAGGATGTCATCGCCTTCGTGGCCAGCAAACCGGGCGGGGTCGGGTACGTTTCCTCCGCGACACCCCTTCCGGAAACGGTGCGGGAAGTCGCTGTTCACTGAGAAAGCGGCAGTTGGGCACGTGGCGGGCGACGACCGGGGCCTGTCGGGTGCTGTTCCGGGGGGACAAGGGGTTCTCGGCGGAGGTCCCCAAGGTCGAGCGGCCCGGATCCCGCCTGTGATGTCCGGGGAGAAGACCATCCTGGTCTCCCGGACGGCGATCCCAAGGAGCCCCCTTGGCGCCGCTCTGTTGCTCGCCCTTTCCAGCGGGGCGTGCAGTGAGAGCCGCGAGATCGCCGTGAACTCCTGGTTCCAGATCCGGGCCAAGCAGCCGGTGGTGAAGGGCATCGTTTCCTTCGGCCCCGGGCCGACCCAGTCTTACCGCATACGCTCGACATGGGGGTGGAGGGAGGTGGCGCACGGGAGCTTCGGTTGCGTCATGAGGCTTCGCCGGGACACCGCGGTTCTGTTCTCTCCGTCACCATCTGACCCGCTCCGTATCCTTTATGAAGGGGAGGCAGAGAGCCGGCCGATTCCCGACCTCCTGGGGAGCGATGGCCGGCTCTCCGTGCCGCCCGACGGTGCTTTCATCGACTCTCTTCGGTGTATGGCCGGGAAGTCCGCCGTGAGCTGCGAGGAAATGGGCTTCAGGCGCTACGACGTCGCGTTGCGCACCGTGAGCACGGCGAGCCTCCCCAAAGCGCCGCCCGGGAACGCCTACCTGCCGCCTTGGGTCTTTGCCTACGATGCGGAGGACACGCCCTACTTCATGAGTCGCCCCCCCCTAGGCGAGCTGGGTGATTCCTCGTGCCTGCTCGTGGCCCTGGGTCCGTCAGGACTTCGTTCCTGGACCGCCCCCCCGGCCTCGAGATGGGGATGTCCCGATGCCAGGGCCTGGTCAGGGACAACCGGACGGGCGCTTCGGGAGCCGAAGGCCTTCGGGGGCTTCTTCGGCACTCCACCCCAGACGATCCCTCCGTAATTGGGGAGAGCGCGCGGGTCGGGCTTCCCGAGCCCCTCGCACCCCGCGACGGGTATCATCCCCGCGTGGACCTGGCCATCGTTGACGCGCAGATCTGGACGGGGGACCCCAAGCAGCCCGAGGCCGAGGCCCTGGGCATCTCGGGCTCGAGGATCGTGGCTGTCGACACCACGGCCGCGATCCTCGGTCTAGCCGGACCCCGCACCCGGAAGATCGACGCGGGCCGCAAACGCGTGGTCCCCGGCTTCAATGATGCCCATGTGCACTTCTACATGGGCGGCGACTCCCTCGCCGGCGTCGACCTGCGGGGGGCGACCTCGGCCCGCGAGCTCAGTGACCGCCTGGCCGCCTTCGCGAAGACGCGCCCGAGGGGCGAATGGATCCTGCACGGCAGCTGGGACCACGAAGCCTGGACACCCCCCCTGCTGCCGACCCGCGAGCTGATCGACGACGCGACCCCGGACCACCCGGTCTTTGTAAGTCGGCTGGACGGGCACATGGCGCTCGCCAACGCCCTCGCCATGAAACGGGCGGGCGTCGATGGGGGAGCGGCGGATGTGGCGGGCGGCGAGATCGTCCGCGACGCCCTCGGCCGCCCCACGGGCGTGTTCAAGGACGCCGCCCAGAACCTCGTCGATCGGGTGATCCCGATCCCCTCTCGGGAGCGGGTGCTCGAGGCGATCCGGGCCGCCCAGGCCCTGGCCTCACGGAACGGAGTCACCAGCGTGCAGGACATGGGCGTCCTGGGCACCCACGGCGCGGAGACGATGGCCGAGGTGGTGAGAACCTATCGGAGCCTGCTTCGCGCGGGGGAGCTCAGGGTGCGCGTCTCCGCCCACCTCCCGCTCCCCGAGTGGCGGCGACTGGCCGAGGCCGGCCTCCGGGTGGAGGACGGAGGCGAAATGCTGCGGGTCGGCGCCGTCAAGAGCTTTCTCGACGGCTCCCTCGGCTCGACCACCGCTTGGTTCGACGAGCCCTACGCCGACGCGCCGGGGACCTGCGGCACGCCCAGCGACGAGATTCTCGACCCGGAGCAGCACTACCGCAACATGCGCGAGGCCGACGCCGCGGGCCTGCGCATCGCCCTCCATGCGATCGGTGACCGTGCCAACGGCGTCGCGCTCGACCTCTGGCGCCGGCTCGCCGCGGACAACGGGCCGCGCGACCGCCGCCCCCGCATCGAACACGCCCAGCACTTGCGGCCCGCGGACGTCGCGCGCTTTGCCCAGGGCGGCGTGATCGCGTCCATGCAGCCGTACCACTGCCTGGACGACGGTCGCTGGGCCGACAAGCGCATCGGCGCCGCGCGGGCCCGATTCACCTACGCCTTCCGATCGCTGATAGACGCGGGGGCGGTCGTGGCCTTCGGGTCGGACTGGTCGGTCGCGCCCATGAACCCGCTGCTGACCATCTACGCCGCGGTCACGCGGCGGACGCTCGACGGGCAGCACCCCGATGGCTGGGTCCCCGAGCAGAAGGTGAGCGTGGCGGAGGCGGTGCGCGCCTGCACCTACCAGGGCGCCTACGCGTCCGGGGAGGAAGAGCTCAAGGGAACGCTCGCGCCCGGGAAGCTGGCAGATCTGGTGGTGCTCTCCGACGATATCTTCTCCATCGAGCCCGGGGCCATCCGGGACGTCAGGGTGGACATGACGATCTTCGACGGGAGGGTCGTCTTCGAGCGGTCGTGAGGCCTCGGCCGCCCGCTCCTGAGCGTGCCCGCGGGGTGGGTTCCCGAGGGAGGAGAGCAGCGACGGAAACAACATCCCGTTCGACCACCGGGAATGGGACGGAGGGGCCTCAGGGACGATTCGCCTCCGCGGGGTTCGAGGAGCCGCTCTCGTTGCCGCTCTTGTCCACCGCGGTCAGGGTGTAGCGGTAGGAAACCCCCGGCGCGGCGCCCTTGTCTTCGAACCGGGTCTGGCCCCCGGGGACGGTCGCGAGAAGGGTGGGCTCGGCGCCGCCCGTGGACCGGTACAGGCGATAGACGTCCAGATCCGTCTCCGGGGACGGGCTCCAGGTGAGCTCGATCAGGCCCTCCCCGGCGAGAGCGGTGAGGCCCACCGGGGGGGCGGGAGGCGTGATGTCCTTGACCAGAACGCAGACCTCCTCCGAGGCCGCACTCTCCGCCACGGGGTCCGTGGACGCCACCGCCCGCACCACGTAGCACGCGGTCTGATCCATGGGGGGGGCGGCGTCGAGGAACTCGCGGGCCTCCGTGGGAAGCGGGAAGAGGGGACGGCCATAGGCCCCGTCGCTCGCCCGACGGTACACCCAGAAGCCGCCCGCAAACGGGGGCGGCGTGGGCGGGGGGCTCGGGGACGGGGCGGGGGCGGCCGAGCCGGCGGGGCTGGGCGAGGTGAGGGGAGGAGCAGCCGGGGGGGAGGCGGGGGGTGTGGCCGGAAGGGACGCCACGGGTGAGGGCGAGGGCCGCGGCAACGTCGGGGGCGCGCCCGGGGGCGGCGCCACGGGCGACGGCGAGGGCCGCGGCTGGACGACCGGCTTCGGCCCGCGCCACGCGAGGGCCACTCCTTCCCCCGTCAGAGTGGCGGTGAGCGCCTTGGGGGCGGCCGGTATGGGCTGGACGGTGAGGGTCGCGATCGCACCCCGCACCGATGGACGCCCCCGCACGATGGCCCGCACCGTCGCGCGCACGGTGGTCTCGGGCGCGGGTAAGGGACCGACCTCCACCAGCGTTTCCCCCGGGGCGGCCGACCGCCGATGGCGAACGCTGACCTTCTCCAGATCGCCGGGGGCGTCGGCCCGCAGGATCTCCAATTGGAGGACGGGTAGGGGCCCGCCGTCGGTGGCCGCCCGCGGCGCCGCGTAGGTGAGCTCTAGCTGGTCGCCGCGCTGGGCGAGGTGAACGCTGGTGACGGGCGGCGGGACCCGGCGCAGGGGCGGGAGGGGATTCCCTCTCTTTCCGCAGGAGGGAAGGAAGAGAGCGAGCAGAGCGAGGGAAAGGCGGATACGCCGTTGCGGGCCGCGGGAGCGCATCGGGGGAGCGTACCTATAGGATGAACCGGCTCAGGTCCTGGTCCTTGACCAGCGGCTCCAGCTTGCGGCGCACCTCGGGAGCATCGATCACGACCGTGCGGGCGCCCCGCCCCCCGCCCTCGAACGAGACCTCGTCCAGCACGGTTTCCAGGATCGTGGCCAGACGGCGGGCCCCGATGTTCTCCGTGGCCTCGTTCACCTCCATCGCGAAGCGGGCCATCTCCCGGACGGCCTCGTCCGTGAAGCGGAGGTCGACCTCCTCGGTGGAGAGGAGGGCGCGATACTGCTCGACGAGGGCGCTCTTGGGCTCGGTCAGGATGCGCACCAGGTCTTCCTCGCCCAGGGGGGTGAGCTCCACCCGGATGGGGAAGCGGCCCTGCAGCTCGGGGATGAGGTCCGTGGGCTTGCTCACGTGGAAGGCGCCCGCGGCGATGAAGAGGATGTGGTCGGTGCGCACGGCTCCGTACTTGGTGGAGATGGTGGTGCCCTCCACGATGGGCAGGATGTCGCGCTGCACGCCCTCGCGGGACACGTCGGGGCCGGCGCCCCCCTCGCGGCCCGCGATCTTGTCGATCTCGTCCAGGAAGACGATGCCCGCGGCCTGAACCCGCTCCACGGCCAGCCGGGCCACGTGCTCGGCGTCCACGAGCCGGCTCTCCTCTTCCTGGCGAAGCACGTCCCGCGCCTCCCCGAGGGGTAGCGCCCGCCGCCGGGTTTTGCCGCCAAAGAGGCCCGGGAGCAGATCCTTGACGTTGATGTCCATTTCCTCCACGCCCTGGTTGGAGAGGATCTGGAAGGTGGGGAAGCTCCGGTCCTGGACCTCGATTTCCACCGTGCGCTCCTCGAGCTGTCCGGCCCGGAGCTGGGCCCGGAGCTTCTCGCGGGTGGCGCGGAAGGAGTCGCGGGCGCGGCTGGCCGCCTGCGCCGCCTCCGGGGTCTCGGGCGGGGAGGGAGACCGCGGGGGCGGCAGGAGGAGGTCGAGGAGGCGGTCCTCGGTCTGGGCTTCCGCCTTCTCCCGAACCTCCGCCAGTTTCTCGCGGCGCACCAGGTCCACCGCCGCCTCCGTGAGGTCGCGGACGATGGAATCCACGTCGCGGCCCACGTATCCCACTTCCGTGAACTTGGAGGCCTCCACCTTCAGGAACGGGCTCCCGGAGAGACGGGCCAGGCGGCGGGCGATCTCCGTCTTCCCCACCCCCGTGGGCCCGATCATGAGGATGTTCTTGGGCGTGATCTCCGCCGCCACCTCCGGGGGCAGGCGCTGCCGGCGCATCCGGTTGCGGAGTGCGATGGCCACCGCGCGCTTGGCCGCGGCCTGTCCCACCACGTGGCGGTCCAGCTCGGCCACGATCTCGCGGGGGGAGAGGGCATCGAGGGTTCGCAGCTCCTCGCTGGCGGCCGGGAGGCGGATGGGCATCTAGAGGCTCTCCACCAGGATGGAGTCGTTGGTGTAGATGCAGATGCCGGCCGCGATCTTCATGGCCTCGAGGGCGAGGCGGGCGGCGTCCATCTCTGTGTGGCGGGCG
Proteins encoded:
- the hslU gene encoding ATP-dependent protease ATPase subunit HslU, encoding MPIRLPAASEELRTLDALSPREIVAELDRHVVGQAAAKRAVAIALRNRMRRQRLPPEVAAEITPKNILMIGPTGVGKTEIARRLARLSGSPFLKVEASKFTEVGYVGRDVDSIVRDLTEAAVDLVRREKLAEVREKAEAQTEDRLLDLLLPPPRSPSPPETPEAAQAASRARDSFRATREKLRAQLRAGQLEERTVEIEVQDRSFPTFQILSNQGVEEMDINVKDLLPGLFGGKTRRRALPLGEARDVLRQEEESRLVDAEHVARLAVERVQAAGIVFLDEIDKIAGREGGAGPDVSREGVQRDILPIVEGTTISTKYGAVRTDHILFIAAGAFHVSKPTDLIPELQGRFPIRVELTPLGEEDLVRILTEPKSALVEQYRALLSTEEVDLRFTDEAVREMARFAMEVNEATENIGARRLATILETVLDEVSFEGGGRGARTVVIDAPEVRRKLEPLVKDQDLSRFIL
- a CDS encoding zinc ribbon domain-containing protein — translated: MPIYEYICAQCAHHFETYVRAWGQAVSCPACHNDAVEKQLSSFAFTGGGGGSSGGGGGCGCGRGGCGCRAS
- a CDS encoding acyl-CoA carboxylase subunit beta: MDRLAELRERVRRAEEGGGPERRERQHAEGKLTARERVELLLDPGSFEELDKLVEHRCLDFGMADQKVPGDGVISGYGRIEGRPVFVFAQDFTVFGGSLSETNAKKICKVMDLALKTGAPVVGLNDSGGARIQEGVASLGGYADIFLRNTLASGVIPQISAILGPCAGGAVYSPAITDFNVMVKDTSYMFVTGPDVIKTVTHEEVSKEDLGGAMTHNARSGVAHFAVDDDRACLGLIRELLSYLPSNNLEPAPAHATEDPSEREDPALDTLIPPEANKPYDIKKLITAVTDEGRFLEVHAHFAQNIVVGFGRFGGRSVGIVANQPAVLAGCLDIDASVKGARFVRFCDAFNIPLVTFEDVPGFLPGTAQEFGGIIRHGAKLLFAFAEATVPKITVVTRKAYGGAYCVMASKHIRTDLNLAYPTAEIAVMGPEGAVNVLYRRELGKASDPEALRAQKVQEFREKFANPYAAADRGFIDEVIEPRQTRLKIITGLEMAKTKRDQNPPKKHGNIPL
- a CDS encoding amidohydrolase, giving the protein MDLAIVDAQIWTGDPKQPEAEALGISGSRIVAVDTTAAILGLAGPRTRKIDAGRKRVVPGFNDAHVHFYMGGDSLAGVDLRGATSARELSDRLAAFAKTRPRGEWILHGSWDHEAWTPPLLPTRELIDDATPDHPVFVSRLDGHMALANALAMKRAGVDGGAADVAGGEIVRDALGRPTGVFKDAAQNLVDRVIPIPSRERVLEAIRAAQALASRNGVTSVQDMGVLGTHGAETMAEVVRTYRSLLRAGELRVRVSAHLPLPEWRRLAEAGLRVEDGGEMLRVGAVKSFLDGSLGSTTAWFDEPYADAPGTCGTPSDEILDPEQHYRNMREADAAGLRIALHAIGDRANGVALDLWRRLAADNGPRDRRPRIEHAQHLRPADVARFAQGGVIASMQPYHCLDDGRWADKRIGAARARFTYAFRSLIDAGAVVAFGSDWSVAPMNPLLTIYAAVTRRTLDGQHPDGWVPEQKVSVAEAVRACTYQGAYASGEEELKGTLAPGKLADLVVLSDDIFSIEPGAIRDVRVDMTIFDGRVVFERS
- a CDS encoding fibronectin type III domain-containing protein; the encoded protein is MRSRGPQRRIRLSLALLALFLPSCGKRGNPLPPLRRVPPPVTSVHLAQRGDQLELTYAAPRAATDGGPLPVLQLEILRADAPGDLEKVSVRHRRSAAPGETLVEVGPLPAPETTVRATVRAIVRGRPSVRGAIATLTVQPIPAAPKALTATLTGEGVALAWRGPKPVVQPRPSPSPVAPPPGAPPTLPRPSPSPVASLPATPPASPPAAPPLTSPSPAGSAAPAPSPSPPPTPPPFAGGFWVYRRASDGAYGRPLFPLPTEAREFLDAAPPMDQTACYVVRAVASTDPVAESAASEEVCVLVKDITPPAPPVGLTALAGEGLIELTWSPSPETDLDVYRLYRSTGGAEPTLLATVPGGQTRFEDKGAAPGVSYRYTLTAVDKSGNESGSSNPAEANRP
- the fsa gene encoding fructose-6-phosphate aldolase; translated protein: MKIFLDTANLKEIREAVTLGVIDGITTNPSLLAKESGEPEEILLEICKTVDGPISAEVVATDAEGMVREGRHWAKLHKNIVVKCPCIPEGLKATRALTAEGHRVNMTLIFSPTQALLAAKAGARFVSPFVGRLDDVATPGMELVGDILTIFGNYRFECEVLAASLRHPMHVVEAAKMGAHIGTMPMSVFSSLLKHPLTDVGLKRFLEDWEKAKKEMGSKVAR